One part of the Treponema peruense genome encodes these proteins:
- a CDS encoding midas domain-containing protein codes for MSDISEQNKNLADSELDEYGVWVKNQPQTAPEEEIPISDDEEKLDSALPDFSFLDNLDTSEPPVKAEDAPDGEISLDEFITDGFSDGSAEDKPAEEITQAAESEKPQESVPVAEKKEDELPDGEIDLDSFMGSSDSPAGDSSKESHSSGTQDVDLSEFGLDGDIPLDAFMDMPSESAPEKNDTVEDSEPLDIDLSFSDEPAAQTEEDAQEETVFDDFAGTELAGQTKDSPKEEETEDFDALFDSIVDETPEQKESVPVVPEASSDFSDDTQTVDLSEFGLDDDDSNQNPVLGNEKEKVSEGPVDYVMNVDTDDSDGTEKDTQSAAASVETDDEDDNVIIEMDETAKPAGDKKNDEDFGAPDNDFDIDSILNSVQDEGGNTVDLSSAADTSSKTEDAPEDKFALSAEETAVSADDFTLPVEEPAAGADEFALPEPDSDSTEKEPAVSKDELAIPEEPAVVEDNFTLPEEETSVNEDEIVLPKEENSAGEEESEVTEEEPVLDEEDNAFKIDDFAPGEKENALKDEDTASGNESVDIDDFMNGEGFTDGGFGVTGPYDEEGNQIHPIPTDDDEEDVAAEDSDEPQLADASVLAEEYEITADDTAVAKENAESAVEESEETPAEESAESTENTKYSVEENDSETQETVPEETYSVFEKKEDDVTEDKLNTMEPVEDISGAAILKQISAELANLRNEISSLKTEFEDLKKNPPKTEVAEVEQPVGTETAVPEENAEQVAEVSDTVSSDGGFFSESDEDDTIALSGDELNNILTSAQFTAENIEPQNPDLDEPVDFGGKELEEPVFDETETEQEETEENIPDEISVPKADDILVESSATDMMDAPVRTDETVTTEPQDFSAEPEEVESAEKPEVISEDIPEAQETAYSSAEETVEKETEQQPQETGLESLSKPIDVFKEDDEVLEKGIGEEPVGEVFSNWQSKDETPDTEDIPETEDVADKEENPAPAAEEKNDNSSDIPSDMKQEIKSVLSYMDQLLENLPEEKIAEFARSEQFETYKKLFAELGLS; via the coding sequence ATGAGCGATATTTCAGAACAGAACAAAAACCTGGCAGACAGCGAGCTTGATGAATACGGCGTTTGGGTAAAAAACCAGCCGCAGACGGCTCCGGAAGAAGAAATTCCTATTTCGGATGATGAAGAAAAACTCGACAGCGCCCTCCCCGACTTTTCGTTTCTGGACAATCTTGACACCAGTGAACCCCCTGTCAAAGCAGAAGACGCACCCGACGGAGAGATTTCACTGGATGAATTCATTACGGACGGTTTCAGCGACGGTTCGGCAGAAGACAAGCCTGCAGAAGAAATTACACAGGCTGCAGAAAGCGAAAAACCGCAGGAAAGTGTACCGGTAGCAGAAAAAAAAGAAGATGAACTTCCCGACGGAGAAATCGATTTGGACAGTTTTATGGGCAGTTCTGACAGTCCGGCAGGTGACTCTTCAAAGGAAAGCCACAGTTCAGGAACACAGGATGTGGATCTTTCTGAATTCGGACTGGACGGAGACATTCCCCTTGACGCATTTATGGATATGCCGTCCGAAAGCGCACCTGAAAAAAATGATACTGTAGAAGATTCAGAACCGCTTGACATAGACCTTTCGTTCAGCGATGAACCTGCTGCACAAACCGAAGAAGACGCACAGGAAGAAACTGTTTTTGATGACTTTGCCGGAACAGAACTTGCCGGACAGACAAAAGATTCCCCCAAAGAAGAAGAAACAGAAGATTTTGACGCTCTGTTTGACAGCATTGTAGACGAAACCCCTGAACAGAAAGAAAGTGTTCCGGTTGTTCCCGAAGCTTCATCTGATTTTTCAGACGACACACAGACCGTTGACCTTTCTGAATTCGGTTTGGATGACGACGATTCCAACCAGAATCCTGTTCTTGGAAATGAAAAAGAAAAAGTTTCGGAAGGCCCCGTTGACTACGTTATGAATGTTGACACAGATGATTCTGACGGAACAGAAAAAGATACACAGAGCGCAGCGGCTTCTGTAGAAACAGATGACGAAGATGATAATGTCATAATAGAAATGGATGAAACTGCAAAACCTGCCGGTGACAAAAAGAATGACGAAGATTTTGGTGCACCTGACAACGATTTTGATATAGATTCAATTTTGAACAGCGTACAGGATGAAGGCGGAAACACAGTTGACCTTTCTTCTGCCGCAGATACTTCTTCAAAAACAGAAGATGCACCCGAAGATAAATTTGCGCTTTCTGCAGAAGAAACGGCTGTAAGCGCAGATGACTTTACCCTTCCTGTAGAAGAGCCTGCTGCCGGTGCAGATGAATTCGCACTTCCAGAACCAGACTCTGATTCAACAGAGAAAGAGCCAGCTGTAAGCAAAGACGAACTGGCAATTCCCGAAGAACCTGCTGTAGTAGAAGATAACTTTACCCTTCCCGAAGAAGAAACTTCTGTTAACGAAGATGAAATTGTTCTCCCGAAAGAAGAAAATTCCGCCGGTGAAGAAGAAAGTGAAGTAACTGAGGAAGAGCCTGTACTTGACGAAGAAGACAATGCATTCAAAATAGACGACTTTGCCCCTGGCGAAAAAGAAAATGCCCTTAAAGATGAAGATACCGCTTCTGGAAACGAATCTGTGGACATTGACGACTTTATGAACGGCGAAGGATTTACCGACGGCGGATTCGGTGTGACAGGACCTTATGACGAAGAAGGAAACCAAATTCACCCTATTCCGACTGATGATGACGAAGAAGATGTTGCGGCTGAAGATTCAGATGAACCACAGCTGGCTGATGCTTCGGTACTGGCAGAAGAGTATGAAATAACCGCAGATGATACGGCTGTTGCTAAAGAAAATGCAGAATCTGCTGTTGAAGAATCTGAAGAAACTCCTGCAGAAGAAAGTGCAGAATCTACAGAAAATACAAAATATTCCGTAGAAGAAAATGATTCTGAAACCCAGGAAACAGTACCGGAAGAAACTTACAGCGTATTTGAAAAGAAAGAAGATGATGTCACGGAGGACAAATTGAATACAATGGAACCGGTAGAAGATATAAGCGGTGCAGCTATTCTCAAGCAGATTTCAGCAGAGCTTGCAAACCTCAGAAACGAAATAAGTTCACTGAAAACAGAATTTGAAGACTTGAAGAAAAATCCCCCGAAGACAGAAGTTGCTGAAGTTGAGCAGCCAGTCGGCACAGAAACTGCTGTTCCCGAAGAAAATGCAGAGCAGGTTGCAGAAGTTTCAGACACGGTCAGTAGCGATGGAGGATTCTTCAGCGAAAGTGATGAGGATGATACAATAGCCCTGAGCGGTGATGAACTGAACAACATTCTTACAAGTGCACAGTTTACCGCAGAAAACATAGAGCCGCAGAATCCGGACCTGGATGAACCGGTGGACTTTGGCGGTAAAGAGCTTGAGGAACCTGTTTTTGACGAAACTGAAACCGAGCAGGAAGAAACAGAAGAAAATATTCCTGACGAAATAAGCGTTCCAAAGGCAGATGATATTCTTGTGGAATCTTCTGCAACAGACATGATGGATGCTCCTGTAAGAACAGATGAAACTGTTACCACAGAACCGCAGGATTTTTCCGCAGAGCCTGAAGAAGTTGAAAGTGCAGAAAAGCCTGAAGTAATTTCAGAAGATATTCCTGAAGCACAGGAAACTGCATATTCATCTGCAGAAGAAACTGTTGAAAAAGAAACTGAACAGCAGCCACAGGAGACAGGTCTGGAGTCGCTTTCAAAGCCGATTGACGTGTTCAAGGAAGACGATGAAGTGCTTGAAAAGGGAATCGGTGAAGAACCTGTAGGCGAAGTATTCTCAAACTGGCAGTCAAAGGACGAAACCCCGGACACCGAAGATATTCCTGAAACAGAAGATGTTGCCGATAAAGAAGAAAATCCTGCACCGGCAGCAGAAGAAAAGAATGATAACTCTTCAGATATTCCGTCAGACATGAAACAGGAAATAAAGTCGGTTCTTTCTTACATGGATCAGCTTCTTGAAAATCTGCCCGAAGAAAAGATTGCAGAGTTTGCACGGTCTGAGCAGTTCGAGACATACAAAAAACTCTTTGCAGAACTTGGACTTTCTTGA
- a CDS encoding 6-hydroxymethylpterin diphosphokinase MptE-like protein translates to MIYSGIITSKNGSEIPLFTDGLPMHSKYNPEREAVQFAEGITAGFALVIGIGGAYHIAALLKKNTRIHILAVEADRESLSFCRQIECATKTEKDSRVTFTDAAGMQRALRELYKPAVYGNLCVLFNRAWENENKAAAQEIRENAKRALEEISADYSVQSHFGKIWQENIIRNSAFVHNTEPCDADTSKTAAVIAAGPSLDNSFSKLRDNRDKYYIISTDTAFRALCSRGIKSDAVVSVDAQMVTTGHFMPSRQVEKSNYFKNTRFVMSLSSPDSAVRQIMAKGGTVEFVTTGHPLEALFIEENKTYMPKLDCGAGTVTVAACDFARQEGFKKIELFGADFAFSLGKPYTRGTYLDANLTGTAERLECAEQKFASLMFRTELLSDNKKTTTTSLKNYARSLSEWAEKNAYFFIEENLLYSEKPAAGPRKFLKKNCSFYGAKDFIKKIQKELQKICSAGKEEFNGDNKNTAPFLPLVAWIKKNTPEGNNMDVLDCMKLAYKMSLRYNCIL, encoded by the coding sequence ATGATTTATTCCGGCATAATAACTTCAAAAAACGGCTCTGAAATTCCCCTTTTTACTGACGGGCTTCCGATGCATTCAAAGTACAATCCGGAGCGTGAAGCTGTTCAGTTTGCAGAAGGTATAACGGCAGGATTTGCGCTTGTTATCGGAATAGGCGGTGCATACCATATAGCAGCCCTTCTTAAAAAAAACACGCGCATTCACATACTGGCAGTTGAGGCAGACAGAGAAAGCCTTTCTTTTTGCAGACAGATTGAGTGCGCCACCAAAACCGAAAAAGACAGCCGGGTTACCTTCACAGATGCTGCAGGAATGCAGAGGGCACTAAGGGAACTTTACAAACCTGCAGTTTACGGAAACCTTTGTGTACTTTTTAACAGGGCATGGGAAAATGAAAACAAGGCGGCGGCTCAGGAAATACGTGAAAATGCAAAGCGCGCCCTTGAAGAAATTTCGGCGGACTATTCTGTTCAGTCACATTTTGGAAAAATCTGGCAGGAAAATATAATACGCAATTCTGCTTTTGTACACAACACAGAACCTTGCGACGCAGACACGTCAAAAACAGCGGCGGTTATTGCAGCGGGACCTTCTTTGGACAATAGTTTTTCAAAACTGCGCGATAACAGAGACAAATATTACATTATTTCTACAGATACTGCATTCAGAGCACTGTGTTCACGCGGAATAAAAAGCGATGCCGTTGTTTCGGTAGATGCGCAGATGGTAACTACAGGCCATTTTATGCCGTCCAGACAGGTGGAAAAGTCAAATTATTTTAAAAACACAAGATTTGTCATGTCACTTTCATCCCCTGATTCAGCAGTACGGCAGATTATGGCAAAAGGCGGAACTGTTGAATTTGTAACTACAGGACACCCGCTTGAAGCCTTGTTTATAGAAGAAAACAAAACTTATATGCCAAAACTCGACTGCGGTGCGGGAACTGTTACCGTAGCAGCATGTGACTTTGCACGTCAGGAAGGCTTTAAAAAAATAGAACTGTTCGGAGCAGATTTTGCGTTCAGTCTGGGGAAACCCTACACGCGCGGAACCTATCTGGACGCAAATCTTACAGGTACGGCAGAAAGGCTTGAATGTGCAGAACAAAAATTTGCTTCCCTTATGTTCAGGACAGAACTTTTGTCTGACAATAAAAAAACAACAACGACCTCACTTAAAAACTATGCACGCTCGCTTTCGGAATGGGCAGAAAAAAATGCCTACTTTTTTATTGAAGAAAATCTGCTGTATTCCGAAAAGCCTGCTGCCGGGCCGCGGAAATTTCTTAAAAAAAATTGCAGCTTTTACGGTGCAAAGGATTTTATAAAAAAAATCCAGAAAGAATTGCAGAAAATCTGTTCCGCCGGGAAGGAAGAATTCAACGGTGACAATAAAAATACCGCTCCTTTTCTGCCGCTGGTTGCCTGGATCAAAAAAAATACGCCTGAAGGAAACAATATGGACGTTTTGGACTGCATGAAACTTGCATACAAGATGTCTCTGCGTTATAATTGTATACTATGA
- a CDS encoding nucleotidyl cyclase domain-containing protein, protein MKAKRNYFTVTVCTVYIAAVLAFAASLIFEYSGGTKRTQERFTSLTKDLSRNLKENDIGSAEFSRAILESLGNVSDIAAIQVSSDGKLLFSYPVSIDENKTASSPLIKQLSTLVKGGENSAVLTAALYTLKPSSIYYKGRVAFLVILAATLAAALNLIIVSKKDPDTDGQEDTDAENDGAEDYFFEEEMPDYEDVARKGTDAEEDATVSGNDAEEEAAVSERTDAEESAVTRNDVAEVAAVAEVTAAEDTAISEVTAENNAVAEENSYGTEIDSDKTLDFEDQTDIEETIPSVQEKEPVLENGQNASEEEGAAAEDASFAEEIHEEPSLAENNVAPVGLFDEKTGFGWEQYMPTRLDSELIRAASSEQDLALFTVRIPGIDWTTPEGKETASIIKDWVKFNDLVFDYGSDGFTAIFQNQNTDAALAEAEKTHTEIVSVLKRANSSAETPFVGISTRSLRLISGKRLFNESEQALFHAMEDKDSPIVAFRVNPDKYRSYLAGEASKLKERTQDSGESVVTLD, encoded by the coding sequence ATGAAAGCAAAAAGAAACTATTTTACAGTCACCGTCTGTACGGTATATATCGCTGCGGTTCTGGCCTTTGCAGCTTCACTTATTTTTGAATATTCAGGCGGAACAAAGCGCACGCAGGAAAGATTTACTTCCCTTACAAAAGATTTGAGCCGCAACCTTAAGGAAAACGACATCGGTTCGGCTGAATTTAGCAGGGCAATTCTTGAAAGTCTTGGGAATGTTTCTGACATTGCTGCAATTCAGGTAAGTTCTGATGGTAAACTTTTGTTTTCTTATCCTGTAAGCATTGATGAAAATAAAACGGCTTCTTCACCGCTTATAAAACAGCTTTCAACTTTGGTAAAAGGCGGAGAAAATTCGGCAGTTCTTACGGCAGCCCTCTATACATTAAAACCCTCTTCTATTTATTACAAAGGCCGAGTGGCTTTTCTTGTAATTCTTGCTGCAACACTGGCCGCTGCCCTAAACTTGATTATTGTTTCCAAAAAAGATCCGGACACAGACGGACAGGAAGATACAGATGCAGAAAATGACGGCGCAGAAGATTATTTTTTTGAAGAAGAAATGCCCGATTATGAAGATGTAGCCCGTAAGGGAACAGATGCAGAAGAAGATGCTACTGTTTCTGGAAATGACGCAGAAGAAGAAGCGGCTGTTAGCGAAAGGACGGATGCAGAAGAGTCGGCTGTTACCCGAAATGACGTTGCAGAGGTTGCTGCAGTTGCTGAAGTGACGGCTGCAGAAGATACCGCTATTAGCGAAGTGACGGCCGAAAACAATGCTGTTGCGGAAGAGAATTCTTACGGAACAGAAATTGATTCTGACAAAACACTGGACTTTGAAGACCAGACAGACATTGAAGAAACAATACCTTCTGTACAGGAAAAAGAGCCTGTTTTGGAAAACGGCCAAAATGCCAGCGAAGAAGAAGGTGCTGCTGCCGAAGATGCAAGTTTTGCAGAAGAAATTCATGAAGAGCCTTCCCTTGCAGAAAACAATGTAGCACCGGTCGGACTCTTTGATGAAAAGACTGGTTTCGGCTGGGAACAGTACATGCCTACAAGACTGGACAGTGAACTGATACGCGCTGCTTCAAGCGAACAGGATCTGGCCCTTTTTACAGTTAGAATTCCCGGCATAGACTGGACAACACCTGAAGGAAAAGAAACGGCTTCCATTATAAAAGACTGGGTTAAATTCAATGATTTGGTATTTGACTATGGAAGCGACGGATTTACTGCAATTTTCCAGAACCAGAATACAGATGCAGCACTTGCAGAAGCAGAAAAAACGCATACAGAAATTGTTTCTGTCCTTAAAAGAGCAAACAGCAGCGCAGAGACACCTTTTGTAGGAATTTCTACGCGTTCATTAAGGCTCATATCGGGCAAACGTTTGTTCAATGAATCAGAGCAGGCACTGTTCCATGCAATGGAAGACAAGGACTCTCCTATTGTAGCATTCAGGGTAAATCCCGACAAATACAGAAGTTACCTTGCAGGCGAAGCTTCGAAACTTAAGGAACGAACTCAGGATTCAGGCGAATCTGTAGTAACGCTAGACTGA
- a CDS encoding 6-hydroxymethylpterin diphosphokinase MptE-like protein: MQNLDFLDAADGSKTCSANGIRLHSFYSPEKEAERFADGIPCDFNPKYILITEPALSYCAPFLRRRFAHSVLCCTRFCADFSQTDNLWDKVFYSDSALGEALFSFMGDEGIASCLFVSWKPSEKAFPKQSALAWNEIKAAVLKSRNVLCTRKHFAKRWAKNAVRLSLFAKNIYGIKSGTSPVVVCASGPSLFSSLKKIREYRDSFFLIAVSSALSPLVNAGIVPDLCVSTDGGFWAKMHLTFAEKKFHVPLAVPAEGACPGEAAANEKIVPLFYGDGIGDDILRGCGICGLRSQRNGTVSGTAAMLALSITSGNVFFCGLDLAPSKSFCHTQPNELEKTDSLCDGRLCTQETRLAPGGFTSRALDIYRSWFSAADFGGRLKRLSNHFDYKNTLGKIQDTDWEYFAERKGTGIKPELYKQDIKPLYVCREEAVRRTIHEKIGNQEWISCALPSEAVVLERSSGTQFEENAKQTIQSGMQDFYASLIKSVPDRGRI; the protein is encoded by the coding sequence TTGCAGAACTTGGACTTTCTTGACGCTGCGGACGGAAGCAAAACATGTTCCGCAAACGGAATACGGCTGCATTCGTTTTACAGTCCCGAAAAAGAGGCTGAACGTTTTGCAGACGGAATTCCGTGTGACTTTAACCCCAAGTATATTCTCATAACAGAACCTGCCCTTTCCTACTGCGCGCCTTTTTTGCGCAGACGGTTTGCACATTCAGTTTTATGCTGCACAAGATTCTGTGCTGACTTTTCACAAACCGACAATCTGTGGGACAAAGTATTTTATTCAGATTCAGCATTGGGAGAAGCACTGTTTTCTTTTATGGGCGATGAAGGAATTGCCTCCTGTCTTTTTGTGTCATGGAAACCTTCTGAAAAAGCTTTTCCAAAACAGTCTGCTCTTGCATGGAACGAAATAAAGGCAGCTGTTCTTAAAAGCCGCAATGTTTTGTGTACAAGAAAACACTTTGCAAAAAGATGGGCAAAAAATGCAGTAAGGCTTTCACTTTTTGCAAAAAATATTTACGGAATAAAAAGCGGAACTTCACCTGTTGTTGTCTGCGCGAGCGGCCCGAGTCTGTTTTCTTCACTGAAAAAAATCCGTGAGTACAGGGATTCTTTTTTTCTTATCGCCGTTTCTTCGGCGCTCTCTCCCCTTGTTAATGCCGGCATTGTTCCCGATTTATGCGTTTCTACCGACGGGGGATTCTGGGCAAAAATGCATCTTACTTTTGCCGAAAAAAAATTCCATGTTCCGCTGGCTGTTCCCGCAGAAGGAGCCTGTCCCGGCGAAGCTGCCGCCAATGAAAAAATAGTTCCGCTTTTTTACGGGGACGGAATTGGTGATGATATTCTTCGTGGTTGCGGAATATGCGGTTTGCGCTCACAAAGAAACGGTACTGTAAGCGGAACTGCCGCCATGCTTGCCCTTTCTATAACAAGCGGAAACGTATTTTTTTGCGGACTGGATCTTGCTCCTTCCAAATCTTTCTGCCATACACAGCCCAACGAACTCGAAAAAACAGATTCCCTTTGTGACGGAAGACTCTGTACACAGGAAACACGGCTTGCACCGGGAGGATTCACTTCGCGCGCGCTGGACATTTACCGTTCATGGTTTTCTGCAGCTGATTTTGGAGGACGCCTTAAAAGACTTTCCAACCACTTTGACTACAAAAATACACTTGGAAAAATACAGGACACAGACTGGGAGTATTTTGCAGAGCGCAAAGGAACAGGAATAAAACCTGAACTTTACAAACAGGACATAAAACCGCTTTATGTTTGCCGCGAAGAAGCTGTAAGGCGGACGATACACGAAAAGATCGGCAATCAGGAATGGATTTCGTGCGCTCTTCCGTCGGAGGCTGTTGTTCTGGAAAGAAGTTCGGGAACTCAGTTTGAAGAAAATGCAAAACAAACAATCCAAAGCGGAATGCAGGATTTTTATGCTTCACTGATAAAATCTGTTCCTGACAGAGGCAGAATATGA
- a CDS encoding tetratricopeptide repeat protein, whose protein sequence is MKKSTFCYLSLVFLFFSCSGTAHLPVPGEKNAVESNISVEYYSIASSYEELKNYKKAIDYYNLAKKNKKMRASSEYKIARCYALLKDWDNAQAGFEKILKKDPSNTNIKISLAYIMAMRGDLEASSQLYSTLVSENSTDVSILKNYISVLCARGMFDEANVQLAVLKEKFPDDADISGIEKKLQELSAPKSEEKTDENSQSSVTTDSPES, encoded by the coding sequence ATGAAAAAAAGCACTTTCTGTTATTTAAGTTTAGTTTTTCTCTTTTTCTCCTGTTCGGGTACGGCACATTTACCTGTTCCGGGGGAAAAGAATGCTGTCGAATCCAATATTTCTGTTGAATATTATTCGATTGCGTCTTCATACGAAGAACTTAAAAATTATAAAAAAGCAATAGACTACTACAATCTTGCAAAAAAAAATAAAAAAATGCGGGCTTCTTCTGAATACAAGATTGCACGCTGTTATGCACTTTTAAAAGACTGGGATAATGCACAGGCAGGATTTGAAAAAATTCTTAAAAAGGATCCTTCCAACACAAATATAAAAATTTCCCTTGCATATATAATGGCCATGCGCGGTGACTTGGAAGCATCTTCACAGCTTTATTCCACTCTGGTTTCAGAGAATTCAACCGATGTGTCTATACTTAAAAACTACATTTCTGTACTGTGCGCTCGCGGTATGTTTGACGAAGCAAATGTACAACTGGCCGTACTTAAAGAAAAGTTTCCCGATGATGCTGATATTTCCGGAATAGAAAAAAAACTTCAGGAACTGTCGGCCCCAAAATCTGAAGAAAAGACCGACGAAAATTCTCAGTCTAGCGTTACTACAGATTCGCCTGAATCCTGA
- a CDS encoding uracil phosphoribosyltransferase, whose protein sequence is MSDEKIILKAEDLDGYLTADDQNDLKSLELMYKDTLSHFNPVNKDAIVSSFDSMGHKMQEICAKHPNIKVYSFVTEEGAHAEASRVISKLRDVKTEHEEFLYYSQRAYEMLFRLAYTDEHYDKKNHIFVKTPVSSPVQNYAVHKIPDIDDKIENTVMCVMLRGALLPSMIMSKEIQEYSSSGYVTPFALFKINRDDSRMENNMQYILNLKNSFFNLEDLDGKDLIFADPMNATGGSLVTVVKYLQSQGIKPKSIKFFNVISALKGSLRVTRALENCTCYTLWMDPVLNEKAYIMPGLGDAGDRLNGCDNHETPRNIIQLIADYGSGIAGLYRSQLRKIEQTVLG, encoded by the coding sequence ATGAGTGATGAAAAAATAATCCTTAAGGCAGAAGATTTGGACGGTTATCTTACGGCCGATGACCAGAATGACTTGAAAAGTCTTGAACTTATGTACAAAGATACGCTTTCTCATTTTAATCCTGTAAACAAAGATGCAATCGTTTCCAGTTTTGACTCTATGGGACACAAAATGCAGGAAATATGCGCAAAGCATCCCAACATCAAGGTTTATTCTTTCGTAACAGAAGAGGGTGCCCATGCCGAAGCCAGCCGTGTTATTTCAAAGCTCCGTGATGTAAAGACTGAACATGAAGAGTTTCTTTACTACAGCCAGCGTGCATACGAAATGCTGTTCCGCCTCGCATATACAGACGAACATTATGACAAAAAAAATCATATCTTTGTAAAGACTCCTGTTTCCAGCCCTGTTCAGAATTATGCAGTCCATAAAATTCCGGACATTGACGACAAAATTGAAAACACAGTTATGTGCGTAATGCTCCGTGGTGCACTTCTTCCCAGCATGATTATGTCAAAAGAGATTCAGGAATATTCTTCTTCAGGATACGTTACACCGTTTGCTCTTTTTAAGATTAACCGCGATGACAGCCGCATGGAAAACAACATGCAGTATATCCTTAATCTTAAAAATTCTTTCTTTAACCTTGAAGATCTTGACGGAAAAGACCTTATTTTTGCCGATCCGATGAACGCAACCGGAGGCTCGCTTGTTACTGTTGTAAAATACCTTCAGTCCCAGGGAATCAAGCCAAAAAGCATCAAGTTCTTTAACGTAATTTCGGCTCTTAAGGGAAGTCTTCGTGTTACACGCGCTCTTGAAAACTGTACCTGCTATACACTCTGGATGGATCCTGTCCTTAACGAAAAAGCATACATTATGCCGGGACTCGGTGATGCTGGTGACAGACTGAACGGATGCGACAATCATGAAACTCCAAGAAATATTATCCAGCTTATTGCAGACTACGGTTCCGGAATTGCAGGCCTTTACCGTTCACAGCTCCGCAAAATAGAGCAGACTGTTCTTGGATGA